The following coding sequences are from one Streptomyces sp. V3I7 window:
- a CDS encoding bifunctional DNA primase/polymerase yields MSSMSSTPMVTADGAAWLASAGTYPRSTLSLWDERPDAPVVLPCGTAFDVVSAPAVFGRRMLDRLWSDGPGSGPVAAFRGRMLLFAAPGTAQRLPSLLTWEEWGARDPGTPLHVPPLLCHGNGDAVTVPALTASADVHDDDSPDRAGSRWLVAPDSRHPWLPGPEVLLWAAVRAARTPAQTSIFPPADQSAKVYDVGRRR; encoded by the coding sequence AGGAACGTATCCGCGCAGCACCCTCTCCCTCTGGGACGAGCGGCCGGACGCCCCGGTCGTCCTCCCCTGCGGCACCGCGTTCGACGTGGTGAGCGCCCCGGCGGTCTTCGGCCGCCGGATGCTGGACCGGCTGTGGAGCGACGGTCCGGGATCGGGCCCGGTCGCGGCGTTCCGGGGCCGCATGCTCCTGTTCGCCGCACCGGGCACGGCCCAGCGCCTGCCCTCGCTCCTGACCTGGGAGGAGTGGGGTGCCCGCGATCCCGGCACCCCCCTCCACGTCCCCCCGCTCCTGTGTCACGGCAACGGCGACGCGGTGACCGTCCCGGCCCTGACCGCCTCGGCCGACGTCCACGACGACGACTCCCCCGACCGCGCCGGCTCCCGCTGGCTGGTCGCCCCCGACTCTCGGCACCCCTGGCTGCCCGGCCCCGAGGTCCTGCTCTGGGCCGCCGTACGAGCCGCCCGGACGCCCGCGCAAACATCGATTTTTCCTCCCGCCGATCAGAGTGCTAAGGTCTACGACGTCGGCAGGCGCCGCTAG
- a CDS encoding M6 family metalloprotease domain-containing protein, with translation MSALAATSILAVPSVAEPFTTAPCALRRTGAHHSEGLDTWNAAYTRPTRALDAVMVFLSFPDSTPLTKPAELAADHFPATSRFFEQASYGRFTLRSHPLDHWIRMPQPSVSYAIKRDWSAERRSAYLRDAFAVADKQVDFSRYDVVYFVADPDAPGVDSDATKVVNLDTPVHADGTDVRRVVTVFEKHPPDRLVLAHETGHVFDLPDLYHRPVDGKGDWDTYVGDWDLMGSQFGLAPDLFAWHKWKLGWLDPRQVRCVRGAGPTRLTLEPLSAGEGPPAERAVGDPSFGLGDGVKLAVVRTGPETALAFEARGPSGSDSGVCREGVLVYRVRSGTESGGGPVEVVDAHPHTEACWEGSVYPALADAPVGAGETFTVPGDRVKVEVEARTGAGSWTVKITPVVVA, from the coding sequence ATGTCGGCGCTCGCCGCGACCTCGATCCTGGCCGTGCCGTCGGTCGCCGAGCCGTTCACGACGGCTCCGTGCGCCCTGCGGCGGACCGGGGCGCACCACTCGGAGGGCCTGGACACCTGGAACGCCGCCTACACCCGCCCGACCCGCGCCCTCGACGCCGTGATGGTGTTCCTCTCGTTCCCGGACTCCACCCCGCTCACCAAGCCCGCCGAACTGGCCGCCGACCACTTCCCCGCCACCAGCCGCTTCTTCGAGCAGGCCTCCTACGGCAGGTTCACGCTGCGCTCCCACCCGCTCGACCACTGGATCCGCATGCCGCAGCCGTCGGTGTCGTACGCCATAAAGCGTGACTGGAGCGCCGAGCGGCGCAGCGCCTATCTGCGCGACGCCTTCGCCGTGGCCGACAAGCAGGTCGACTTCTCGCGGTACGACGTCGTTTACTTCGTGGCCGATCCGGACGCGCCCGGCGTCGACTCCGACGCGACGAAGGTCGTCAACCTGGACACCCCGGTGCACGCCGACGGCACGGACGTCCGCCGGGTCGTCACGGTCTTCGAGAAGCACCCGCCGGACCGGCTGGTCCTCGCGCACGAGACCGGGCACGTCTTCGACCTGCCGGACCTCTACCACCGCCCGGTGGACGGCAAGGGCGACTGGGACACGTACGTCGGGGACTGGGACCTGATGGGCAGCCAGTTCGGGCTGGCACCGGACCTGTTCGCCTGGCACAAGTGGAAGCTGGGCTGGCTCGATCCGCGCCAGGTGCGGTGCGTGCGGGGCGCCGGCCCCACGCGGCTGACCCTGGAGCCCCTGTCCGCCGGGGAGGGGCCGCCGGCCGAGAGGGCCGTCGGGGATCCGTCGTTCGGTCTCGGCGATGGCGTGAAACTGGCGGTCGTGCGCACCGGCCCCGAGACCGCGCTGGCCTTCGAGGCGCGCGGCCCCTCCGGAAGCGACAGCGGGGTGTGCCGCGAGGGGGTGCTGGTCTACCGGGTGCGCAGTGGCACGGAGTCGGGCGGCGGCCCGGTCGAGGTCGTGGACGCCCACCCGCACACCGAGGCCTGCTGGGAGGGCTCGGTCTACCCCGCGCTCGCCGACGCCCCGGTCGGCGCAGGGGAGACCTTCACGGTGCCGGGGGACCGGGTCAAGGTCGAGGTGGAGGCGCGTACGGGGGCGGGGTCCTGGACGGTGAAGATCACGCCGGTCGTGGTTGCCTGA
- a CDS encoding bifunctional diguanylate cyclase/phosphodiesterase: MSGTSEGPTPAADLDRSAVTASDTPAPPGGGLRPGPVPRRGEPAAASAYRSVFAASPLSMAVVDAEGLVVTANDAFGALLGTDPDALAGRVAADLVDLAADARDWHAYRELLRGRQAKLRCARRLKHHDGHVVWVQVAVAPLAGAEAGVLLSVTDVSTHRELQARLRHLQMHDPVTRLPNRTLFFERLSASLETEPDEQGGTGRIGLCYLDLDGFKAVNDTLGHRVGDRLLTAVAERLTRVAAEAGSTRASTPLVARLGGDEFALLVEDSTGTDQLAELAESALTALQQPFDLAGRRLSLSASIGVVERHAAGTTATGLMQAADTTLYWAKADGKARWTLFDPERNAHRMTRQALSSTLRPAIDRGEFVLEYQPLVGMEDGRLRGVEALVRWNHPQFGMLTPNRFIGLAEEDGSIVPLGRWALTTACRQARHWHLAHPAEPPIFVSVNVAVRQVWDSDLVADVARTLTETGLAPHLLQLELTESAVMGSAGRPLQALQALSDMGVRIAIDDFGTGYSNLAYLSRLPVSVLKLDGSFVRGFQYDGPGDRPNPADEVVVEAMIQLAHRLGLTVTAECVETSAQATRLRHIGCDTGQGWLYSRPVPPDRISELLGAQAYAVGNP; this comes from the coding sequence GTGAGCGGAACGTCCGAAGGGCCGACGCCCGCGGCAGACCTCGACCGGTCCGCCGTAACAGCGAGTGACACCCCCGCGCCTCCTGGTGGCGGGCTCCGACCCGGGCCCGTCCCCCGCCGCGGCGAACCGGCCGCGGCCTCCGCGTACCGTTCCGTCTTCGCCGCGTCCCCGCTGTCCATGGCCGTCGTCGACGCCGAAGGCCTGGTCGTCACCGCCAACGACGCGTTCGGGGCGCTGCTCGGCACCGATCCGGACGCGCTGGCCGGGCGGGTCGCCGCCGATCTCGTGGATCTGGCCGCCGATGCCCGCGACTGGCACGCCTACCGCGAACTGCTGCGCGGCCGGCAGGCGAAGCTGCGCTGCGCGCGGCGGCTGAAGCACCACGACGGCCATGTGGTGTGGGTCCAGGTCGCGGTCGCTCCGCTGGCCGGGGCCGAGGCCGGGGTGCTGCTCTCCGTCACCGACGTCAGCACACACCGCGAACTCCAGGCCAGACTCCGGCACTTGCAGATGCACGACCCGGTGACCCGGCTGCCCAACCGCACGCTGTTCTTCGAGCGGCTGTCGGCCTCGCTGGAGACGGAGCCGGACGAACAGGGTGGCACCGGGCGGATCGGCCTGTGCTATCTGGACCTGGACGGCTTCAAGGCGGTCAACGACACCCTTGGCCACCGCGTCGGCGACCGGCTGCTGACGGCCGTGGCCGAGCGGCTGACCCGGGTCGCGGCCGAGGCCGGATCGACCCGGGCGAGCACGCCGCTGGTGGCGCGGCTCGGCGGGGACGAGTTCGCCCTGCTGGTCGAGGACTCCACCGGCACCGACCAGTTGGCCGAGCTCGCCGAGTCCGCACTGACGGCCCTTCAGCAGCCCTTCGACCTGGCGGGCCGGCGCCTGTCGCTGTCGGCCTCGATCGGCGTCGTCGAACGCCACGCGGCCGGGACGACCGCGACCGGCCTCATGCAGGCGGCGGACACGACGCTGTACTGGGCGAAGGCCGACGGAAAGGCCCGCTGGACGCTCTTCGACCCGGAGCGCAACGCGCACCGCATGACCCGTCAGGCCCTCTCCTCCACCCTGCGCCCTGCCATCGACCGCGGTGAATTCGTCCTCGAGTACCAGCCGTTGGTCGGTATGGAGGACGGCCGGCTGCGGGGCGTGGAGGCGCTGGTCCGCTGGAACCACCCGCAGTTCGGCATGCTGACGCCGAATCGGTTCATCGGACTGGCCGAGGAGGACGGCTCGATCGTGCCGCTCGGCCGCTGGGCGCTGACCACCGCCTGCCGCCAGGCCCGCCACTGGCATCTCGCGCACCCCGCCGAGCCGCCGATCTTCGTCAGCGTCAACGTGGCCGTCCGCCAGGTGTGGGACTCGGACCTGGTGGCGGACGTCGCCCGGACCCTCACCGAGACCGGCCTCGCCCCGCACCTGCTGCAGCTGGAGCTGACCGAGTCGGCGGTGATGGGCTCGGCGGGCCGACCGCTCCAGGCGCTCCAGGCGCTCAGCGACATGGGCGTACGGATCGCCATCGACGACTTCGGCACCGGGTACTCGAACCTGGCGTACCTGAGCCGGCTGCCGGTGTCCGTCCTCAAGCTGGACGGCTCCTTCGTCCGCGGCTTCCAGTACGACGGCCCGGGCGACCGCCCGAACCCGGCCGACGAGGTCGTGGTCGAGGCGATGATCCAGCTGGCCCACCGGCTCGGCCTCACCGTCACCGCCGAGTGCGTGGAGACGTCGGCCCAGGCGACGCGGCTGCGCCACATCGGCTGCGACACCGGACAGGGCTGGCTGTACTCCCGTCCGGTGCCGCCGGATCGTATCTCCGAGCTGCTGGGCGCTCAGGCCTACGCGGTGGGCAATCCGTAG
- a CDS encoding LLM class flavin-dependent oxidoreductase produces MVVDGVRGVVQGAAPVPLSVLDLVTVGAGSTASDALRTSVGMARLAEARGFHRYWVAEHHSMPGVASSSPAVILAHLAAHTERIRLGSGGVMLPNHAPLVIAEQFGTLEALAPGRIDLGLGRAPGTDGATAAALRRSDTLREGADDFPEQLAELIRFLDDDFPDGHPYARIHAIPGPVQGSAAGGVQSPHRPPVWLLGSSGFSARLAATLGLPFAFAHHFSAQNTIPALDLYRESFRPSAVLDEPYALIGVSALAADDERDAARQVRAAALSMLRLRTGRPGLFPDPADAEKHRFNAAEEDFVRSWSANVVHGTADEVRAGLDALHKRTGADELMLTTHSHRGEQRLRSYELIADAYGLPTA; encoded by the coding sequence GTGGTGGTGGATGGGGTTCGGGGGGTTGTTCAGGGGGCCGCTCCCGTTCCGCTTTCTGTGTTGGATCTGGTGACCGTCGGGGCCGGGAGTACGGCGAGCGACGCGTTGCGGACCAGTGTGGGCATGGCGCGGCTGGCCGAGGCGCGGGGGTTTCATCGGTACTGGGTGGCCGAGCACCACTCCATGCCCGGGGTCGCCTCCTCCTCGCCCGCGGTGATCCTGGCGCACCTCGCCGCGCACACCGAGCGGATCCGGCTCGGCTCCGGTGGGGTGATGCTGCCCAACCACGCGCCGCTCGTGATCGCCGAGCAGTTCGGGACGCTGGAGGCGCTCGCGCCGGGGCGGATCGACCTCGGGCTGGGGCGGGCGCCGGGGACCGACGGGGCCACCGCGGCCGCGTTGCGACGGAGCGACACGCTCCGCGAGGGCGCCGACGACTTCCCCGAGCAGCTCGCCGAGCTGATCCGGTTCCTCGACGACGACTTCCCCGACGGACACCCGTACGCGCGGATCCACGCCATCCCCGGTCCCGTGCAGGGCAGCGCGGCCGGCGGCGTGCAGTCGCCGCACCGGCCGCCGGTCTGGCTGCTCGGGTCGTCCGGGTTCAGTGCCCGGCTCGCGGCCACGCTCGGGCTGCCCTTCGCCTTCGCGCACCACTTCTCCGCGCAGAACACCATCCCGGCGCTCGACCTGTACCGCGAGAGCTTCCGGCCCTCGGCCGTGCTCGACGAGCCCTACGCCCTCATCGGCGTCTCCGCCCTCGCCGCGGACGACGAACGGGACGCGGCCCGTCAGGTGCGGGCCGCCGCGCTGAGCATGCTGCGGCTGCGCACCGGGCGGCCGGGACTCTTCCCCGACCCGGCCGACGCGGAGAAGCATCGGTTCAACGCGGCGGAAGAGGACTTCGTACGGTCCTGGAGTGCCAACGTCGTGCACGGCACCGCCGACGAGGTCCGCGCCGGTCTCGACGCCCTCCACAAGCGCACCGGCGCCGACGAGCTGATGCTCACCACCCACTCCCACCGCGGTGAGCAGCGCCTGCGCTCCTACGAACTGATCGCCGACGCCTACGGATTGCCCACCGCGTAG